A window of the Cryptosporidium parvum Iowa II chromosome 7, whole genome shotgun sequence genome harbors these coding sequences:
- a CDS encoding Ruv DNA-helicase-related protein encodes MNIEGEKPSSTNFSRVSTHSHIRGLGLKNDGTASNDGSCGMIGQLQARESAGVVLSLIQNKKLAGKAVLLAGPPGTGKTAIAQAIAHELGPKVPFCPMVASEVYSAEVKKTEILMENFRRAIGLRIRDVKEVYEGEVVELVTEETENPHGNFGKAVSAIVLTLKSAKGTKTLRLAPQLSDVFQKEKVKVGDIIYVESSSGIVKRLGRSDSFATEFDLESEEYVPLPKGDVYKKREIVQDITLYDLDLANAKPQGGQDIISLLGQYVRPKKTEITEKLRLEVNKSVNEYIDQGVAELVPGVLFIDEVHMLDIECFTFLNRTLESSLAPIVIFGTNRGVCTVRGTDMLSSHGIPVDLLDRLLIIRTIPYNIEEMIRIVSIRCDIEGIKMDKESLQLIGEIGSSTSLRYICQLLTPAHIIASTFGRDTICKSDIQEVDSLFFDSNASARRLAEDSNSFIL; translated from the coding sequence ATGAACATAGAGGGCGAAAAGCCAAGCTCAACAAATTTTAGCCGGGTTTCTACTCATAGCCATATTAGAGGATTGGGTTTGAAGAATGATGGGACAGCATCAAATGACGGATCATGCGGAATGATCGGCCAACTACAAGCCAGGGAATCTGCAGGGGTTGTTTTGAGTTTAATACAGAATAAAAAGTTGGCAGGGAAGGCTGTATTATTGGCTGGCCCACCTGGTACTGGTAAGACAGCAATTGCCCAAGCTATAGCGCATGAATTAGGTCCAAAAGTTCCATTTTGTCCAATGGTGGCATCTGAAGTGTATTCAGCTGAGGTTAAAAAGACTGAAATACTTATGGAAAATTTTAGAAGAGCTATTGGACTTAGGATTAGAGATGTTAAAGAGGTATATGAAGGCGAGGTTGTTGAATTAGTCACTGAAGAAACTGAAAACCCCCATGGAAACTTTGGAAAGGCAGTATCAGCAATAGTATTGACTTTAAAATCAGCAAAGGGAACAAAAACGCTTCGTCTTGCTCCTCAATTAAGTGATGTTTTTCAAAAAGAGAAGGTAAAGGTTGGAGACATAATTTATGTTGAATCTTCTAGCGGAATTGTTAAGAGATTAGGTAGATCAGATTCATTTGCCACAGAGTTTGACTTAGAATCTGAAGAGTATGTTCCTCTCCCAAAGGGAGACGTTTATAAAAAGAGGGAAATTGTTCAAGATATTACCTTGTATGATCTAGATTTGGCAAATGCTAAACCTCAAGGTGGCCAAGATATCATTTCATTATTGGGGCAATACGTACGTCCAAAGAAGACAGAAATAACTGAGAAACTTAGACTAGAAGTTAACAAAAGTGTAAATGAGTATATTGACCAAGGAGTGGCGGAGCTTGTCCCAGGTGTATTGTTTATTGATGAAGTACACATGCTCGATATTGAGTGTTTTACGTTCCTTAATAGAACTCTCGAAAGCTCTCTGGCTCctattgttatttttggAACCAATAGAGGCGTATGTACCGTTAGAGGTACTGATATGCTTTCTTCGCATGGAATTCCTGTTGATCTATTGGACAGACTTCTAATAATTAGAACAATTCcatataatattgaagagaTGATTAGAATTGTTTCTATTAGGTGCGATATTGAGGGGATAAAAATGGATAAGGAGTCTTTACAGCTTATTGGAGAAATCGGTAGCTCAACATCATTACGTTATATATGTCAGTTATTGACTCCTGCTCATATTATTGCAAGCACTTTTGGAAGAGATACCATTTGCAAATCTGATATTCAGGAGGTAGATAGTCTCTTTTTCGATTCTAATGCATCTGCTAGAAGATTGGCTGAAGACTCTAATTCATTTATCCTCTAG
- a CDS encoding WD repeat protein, which produces MLLSCGITPDGGVLDEVTLTCCSSWDSICATGTKSGHVYLWNILRVDKKSIEGSPEKELVPSCVLIPNSLCPIKLIGMVFVLSPSPLLQSCTDELLLTLHSDNIMRYWSLDNGRCIAQLSDSAEHEVLQLVSLADKRFVLLVGHQRITIIDTWSRLNCGALKIASCPYSKRRINNRIDDDTPDMYKIQSPSTVQLSYEDKNEKSSFNPTNTYGEYGESMIFNVSTNHDYFELLKWSSNISLFDYCEDNRYPTAHFYTVAAMLNTGQVLVWDLSNLIRIWWHFIPIPHCEIPCPVPKPQKNNVPKPFMKYSQDETGFNNLAKNSSRSSINYSQDQIIIEDNLGDLDIKYEQIKQESSIEDINGSSFERYDHAFESSSNASDQSKSSSFDTPYIHQFCSIKSPMLAPTFFSLHPCFVSEPINFYSIPSSEMFSTQIVVTDFYLIVNAKYRLIIWKRTFLPQFQNRNQRYQPFGDLFVPNTPICEDSNPNNPQMEISTQNFSNGSEFKDPMYDIHQTQPLKRAITLNVINQNNENVEIKQKLQIWLGFSQISLNIRQACINKTKTYSPIRTLSMEYEEKQKHCVSFLAWSSDFTVYSIQLPSVVCFLFSQNFNPKFESNIAFSEHDLREIDNYGNYSDITAVPVYISRDYFKINDKEQLNYLGHLASYWQFFKINTLYENDLEESPKSGRNIDLNFQNQGNNDIIWVHRNNFRFLLEKSCETLHNTNFISIEQNSDKIFYSFFDLSIIESQQKLPTYYKFPFIPNNSFSNCYKSFNDAHSFILDNVEVSDSKNMFFPVKLNMDSQNSIENRNDPIIYRSTENEIYWKSTKSLRTIWEDDITDYDKKNNISVLSCCITEQKNSIYCIISLSNGKIMGQCLTGEFGLFSMMNCNEDKHFFGNIENGVVYQLPLPRPSCGHKTNVIEIKSVTDGCIFGLTCCGNILVWKVDLMENFVNKFSTGESKNKDVHCSNNYNTNYSKNVNSPGIKGQIVSNNLFSLIACINGLFFTNVISLNKVIVFDVNRLGELGTPKYDKFQILVHSSLEKKCVLIKVNDNQANGISSKSEPKSTNRCIWDERKDQSNTEIQGVTYEILSLSLELEKRQDPIESRINSVGIDKPSNFIFILQGDIVFVYDKDSHLLLAKICFNSILDLNVCEYQDYHLSYGLMSSLNRFIQTSNRIEFLDHGIMFGSVLIGYMPKLDFQKEKNYYQGCLGVRSSMSVSFMAFNPHVSADIVSIEKKKQKNTKTSRYLQHLFPLFVRSTNEFLSKLFADMAPLTVRPILKFSTLITGVNYAISIPICNILKKKTYSSKLSLRLKIWNSVDYYFNLSKRNKQGNGKRCESVDRSRSIYSGTRESMIRSHTYDGTGIPPYRYLVSENWSENIMRHLDTKTVSVRTLKNRLNISDNKSIISSCPGRPFFEWSRLPGRKKNLEIDTNDYYIGELSGIPCTSHLVNRIVRSRNSGINRKNSKLPHNIKESLNSTSTLQRGETFDSRNLIKREPIDSSENSAPLFRSRTYESTLNFSNGQTEVFSSFEASDKIWLERFLSQRNISEKALNEKFQNFKNQNEKTFGTENPVDSCSVCELRQDLEYQDEIESFRKQDTSRELQEHFSAHQIALQMVILHYYFTYYSNLDLPIQLLDNFLLSWIIEHVEQKKLLIRFIPFHLFSITGMTLDVFNPYLRLSAKYCLQLAIRSLPSEVLSYCEEIAIDTLSGIIKEFLRISAPRTNGENKDESLHLLEQEVITSSNMDVGGSLCSTLGSEIKSIPPWNESCRRGHPKIYSYCSISLCRMIGYRLPFPIMNSGEYYCSNLSIEDLSLFFLSIVLYEHPFKRTHSACIGKIILSFLISIITTYDIEIIIKFSKNFEKQQEKKRLLKPIYARRHDTEQWYSWENLNIDSSKSNIIVNTSSLGNTGSFKATGYKDNLNYDINSYYNNISIMDTLRFLFALELFSLNFTSLLKAKNIENTCVPNLLRNSLTSWENNIFIAAHIFQVDSGSLSDKIEQKNNKKNVSTKVSNSIICLCIRLLTLAQYPPFWTSCRHLLQLIGQLDPKTYIYILGYAGRTAYPYMGINYTCNVLSLLVYFVSSLPEYSFPYLNMVVDISIGFLDPLDSTLRKGTITAVTSVLFILVSAFPMITFHQNTQRFAIGFDRSIIVYDLRTATKWRVLQGHTQQVDALCFNKEGEFLASYSIVEKALRIWQCTQSGLLGGLLGISGNCIKTIDLIELPPRTLSCSLYYRLKVVKISCKNTDEWQLRRENKKTYTITIDKN; this is translated from the coding sequence ATGCTACTTTCATGTGGTATTACACCAGATGGAGGCGTTTTGGATGAAGTCACTCTAACTTGTTGTAGTAGTTGGGATTCAATATGCGCAACTGGTACAAAATCTGGTCATGTATATTTGTGGAATATTTTAAGGGTGGACAAAAAATCCATCGAGGGCTCACCAGAGAAAGAGCTGGTCCCTTCTTGCGTTCTTATTCCTAACTCTCTATGTCCAATTAAACTTATTGGTATGGTTTTCGTTTTATCGCCCTCTCCTTTATTACAAAGCTGTACAGATGAGTTGCTGTTAACATTGCATTCGGATAATATTATGAGATATTGGTCTTTGGATAATGGAAGATGTATTGCTCAACTATCAGACTCGGCTGAACACGAAGTATTGCAACTAGTGAGTCTCGCAGACAAAAGGTTTGTGTTGCTTGTTGGGCATCAACGTATTACTATAATAGACACTTGGTCACGACTAAATTGTGGAGCCCTTAAAATTGCAAGCTGTCCATATTCTAAACGTAGAATAAACAACAGAATCGATGACGACACTCCAGACATGTATAAAATTCAATCTCCAAGTACTGTTCAGCTTTCGTACGaagataaaaatgaaaaatccTCCTTTAATCCAACAAATACATATGGAGAATATGGAGAATCAATGATATTCAATGTTTCCACCAATCATGATTACTTTGAACTTTTAAAATGGTCTTCAAATATCTCACTCTTTGACTACTGTGAAGATAATAGATATCCCACTGCTCACTTTTACACTGTGGCTGCAATGCTAAATACTGGTCAAGTTTTAGTTTGGGATTTAAGCAACTTAATAAGAATTTGGTGGCACTTCATTCCTATTCCTCACTGCGAAATCCCATGTCCAGTTCCAAAACcccaaaaaaataatgttCCTAAACCATTTATGAAATATAGCCAGGATGAAACGggatttaataatttggcCAAAAACTCTTCTCGCTCTTCAATAAACTATTCTCAagatcaaataataatagaggACAATTTGGGCGATCTGGATATTAAATATGAGCAAATCAAGCAGGAAAGTTCAATAGAAGACATTAATGGGTCTTCATTTGAAAGGTATGATCATGCTTTCGAGTCAAGCAGTAATGCAAGTGACCAATCCAAGTCTAGCTCTTTTGATACTCCTTATATTCATCAATTTTGTTCAATTAAGTCTCCAATGCTAGCTCCaacatttttttccttGCATCCATGTTTTGTTTCAGAACCGatcaatttttattctattCCTTCAAGTGAGATGTTCTCAACTCAAATTGTTGTAACTGACTTTTATTTAATCGTAAATGCAAAATACAGACTTATAATTTGGAAACGCACTTTCCTGCCTCAGTTTCAAAATAGAAACCAAAGGTACCAACCTTTTGGAGATTTGTTCGTCCCAAATACGCCCATTTGTGAAGATTCCAATCCAAATAATCCACAAATGGAAATTTCAACacaaaatttttcaaatggAAGCGAGTTTAAAGATCCAATGTATGATATTCATCAAACGCAACCTCTAAAAAGAGCGATAACTCTCAATGTgattaatcaaaataatgaaaatgtggaaattaaacaaaagCTTCAAATTTGGCTTGGGTTTTCTCAGAtatcattaaatattagACAAGCCTGcattaataaaacaaaGACATATTCACCTATTAGAACTCTTAGCATGGAATATGAAGAAAAGCAAAAACATTGTGTATCTTTTCTTGCATGGTCATCTGACTTTACAGTATACAGTATTCAACTTCCTTCAGTAGTTTGCTTCCTTTTTAGCCAAAATTTTAACCCTAAATTTGAATCCAATATAGCTTTTTCTGAACACGATCTCAgagaaattgataattatGGTAACTATAGTGACATAACAGCAGTTCCTGTCTATATTTCCAGAGactattttaaaataaacgATAAAgaacaattaaattatcttGGCCATCTTGCAAGTTATTGgcaatttttcaaaataaatactttGTACGAAAATGACCTAGAGGAATCACCAAAGTCTGGTAGAAATATAGACCTCAATTTCCAAAACCAAGGAAATAACGATATCATTTGGGTACacagaaataatttcagaTTTCTATTAGAAAAGAGCTGCGAGACACTCCACAATACTAATTTTATATCAATTGAGCAGAATTCTgacaaaatattttactCATTCTTCGACTTGTCAATTATTGAATCACAACAAAAACTTCCAACTTACTATAAATTTCCTTTTATTCCAAacaattcattttcaaactGTTATAAAAGCTTTAATGACGCTCATTCTTTTATATTAGACAATGTAGAAGTATCTGACTCCAAAAATATGTTTTTCCCTGTTAAACTTAATATGGATTCTCAAAATAGCATTGAGAATAGAAATGATCCAATTATTTACAGATCAACTGAAAATGAAATCTATTGGAAATCCACAAAATCTTTGAGAACAATTTGGGAGGATGATATCACAGATTACgataagaaaaataacATTTCCGTCCTTTCTTGTTGCATCACTGAACAAAAAAATTCGATCTATTGTATAATTTCTCTATCAAATGGTAAAATTATGGGGCAGTGTCTTACTGGAGAATTTGGACTTTTTAGCATGATGAATTGTAACGAAGACAAACACTTCTTTGGAAATATCGAAAATGGAGTAGTTTACCAACTTCCTCTACCAAGACCTTCTTGTGGACATAAAACAAATgtaattgaaataaaatctgTGACGGATGGTTGTATTTTTGGACTAACTTGTTGTGGAAATATATTAGTTTGGAAGGTAGATTTAATGGAgaattttgtaaataaatTCTCTACAGGAgaatctaaaaataaagatgtGCATTGTAGCAATAATTATAACACcaattattcaaagaatGTTAATTCACCTGGAATTAAAGGCCAAAttgtttcaaataatttattttctcttATAGCTTGTATTAATGGTTTATTTTTTACGAATGTAATTTCACTTAACAAAGTTATTGTATTTGATGTTAATAGATTAGGAGAACTTGGAACACCTAAATACGACAAGTTCCAAATCTTGGTTCATTCTTCCTTAGAGAAGAAATGtgttttaataaaagtaaatGATAATCAAGCAAATGGtatatcttcaaaatctGAACCTAAATCAACTAATAGATGTATTTGGGACGAAAGAAAGGATCAATCAAATACAGAAATCCAGGGAGTTACTTATGAAATATTAAGCTTATCTTTGGAGCTCGAAAAAAGACAAGATCCCATAGAATCAAGAATTAATTCAGTTGGTATTGATAAACCATctaactttatttttattttacaAGGAGATATAGTTTTTGTATATGATAAAGATTCACACTTATTACTGGcaaaaatttgttttaattcaatCCTAGATCTTAATGTTTGCGAATATCAAGACTACCATCTATCTTATGGTCTTATGTCAAGCCTAAATAGATTTATACAAACAAGCAACAGAATTGAATTTTTGGACCATGGAATTATGTTTGGATCTGTATTAATTGGATATATGCCAAAGCTTGACTTTCAGAAAgagaagaattattatcagGGATGTTTAGGTGTTCGTTCTAGTATGAGCGTCTCATTCATGGCATTTAATCCTCATGTATCAGCAGATATCGTAAGtattgagaaaaaaaaacaaaaaaatacaaaaacaTCGAGATATTTACAACATCTTTTTCCTCTTTTCGTGAGATCTACCAATGAATTTCTGAGTAAACTCTTTGCGGACATGGCCCCACTAACTGTTAGACCAATTCTTAAATTTAGCACTTTAATTACAGGTGTGAATTATGCTATTTCTATCCCAATTtgcaatattttaaaaaagaagacTTATAGTTCAAAATTGTCTCTAAGACTGAAGATATGGAACAGTGtggattattatttcaaccTATCAAAAAGGAATAAACAAGGAAATGGAAAGCGATGCGAATCTGTTGATCGTTCTAGAAGTATATATTCTGGCACAAGGGAATCTATGATCAGATCCCATACTTATGATGGAACTGGAATTCCTCCATATAGGTACCTAGTTTCTGAAAACTGGAGTGAGAATATCATGAGACATTTGGATACTAAAACAGTTTCCGTTAGAACTTTAAAAAACAGGTTAAATATCTCAGATAATAAGAGCATTATTAGTAGCTGCCCTGGGAGGCCATTTTTCGAATGGAGTAGATTACCAggaaggaaaaaaaatttagaGATAGATACAAATGACTATTATATTGGCGAGTTATCTGGAATTCCATGTACCTCTCATTTAGTAAATAGAATAGTCAGATCCAGAAATTCTggtattaatagaaaaaattcGAAGCTCCCACATAATATAAAGGAAAGTTTAAATTCAACTTCAACACTTCAAAGAGGAGAAACTTTTGATTCTAGAaacttaataaaaagaGAACCTATAGATTCTAGTGAAAATTCAGCACCATTGTTTAGATCAAGAACATACGAATCAACCCTAAACTTTTCTAATGGTCAAACCGAGGTATTCTCTAGTTTTGAGGCTTCAGACAAAATTTGGCTTGAAAGATTTTTAAGCCAGAGAAATATTAGTGAGAAAGCCctaaatgaaaaattccaaaactttaaaaatcaaaatgaaaaaacaTTTGGAACTGAAAATCCTGTGGATTCCTGTAGTGTTTGCGAACTTAGACAGGACTTAGAATACCAAGATGAAATAGAATCTTTTAGAAAGCAAGATACATCAAGAGAACTTCAGGAGCACTTTTCAGCGCACCAGATTGCTCTTCAAATGGTTATTTTACATTACTACTTTACTTATTATTCTAATTTGGACCTACCGATACAGCTTTTGGATAATTTCCTACTATCGTGGATAATTGAACATGTTgaacaaaaaaaacttttaattaGATTTATTCCATTCCATCTCTTTTCAATTACAGGTATGACATTGGATGTATTTAATCCATATTTGAGGCTTTCTGCAAAATATTGTTTACAGCTGGCTATTAGATCTCTCCCAAGCGAAGTATTGTCTTATTGCGAAGAAATAGCAATTGATACTCTTTCTggtattattaaagaattcttAAGAATTTCAGCACCTAGAACAAACGGAGAAAATAAGGATGAGTCTTTGCATTTACTGGAGCAGGAGGTCATAACTTCAAGTAACATGGATGTTGGAGGATCTTTATGTTCTACTCTGGGGAGTGAAATAAAAAGTATTCCTCCATGGAATGAATCATGCAGGCGTGGTCATCctaaaatttattcataCTGTAGTATTTCACTTTGCAGAATGATAGGTTATAGACTTCCCTTTCCAATAATGAACTCTGGCGAATATTACTGTTCAAACTTAAGCATAGAAGATCTTTcgctattttttttaagtatTGTTCTATATGAACATCCTTTCAAAAGAACTCATAGCGCTTGTATAGGAAAGATTATTCTTTCATTTCTGATTAGTATCATAACAACTTatgatattgaaattattatcaagttctcaaagaattttgagaaacaacaagaaaagaagagatTACTTAAACCGATATATGCCAGAAGACATGATACTGAACAGTGGTATTCTTGGGAAAACCTAAACATTGACTCTagtaaatcaaatattatagtCAACACTTCAAGTTTAGGGAACACTGGAAGTTTTAAAGCCACTGGATACAAAGATAACCTAAATTATGATATAAACTCTTattacaataatattagcaTTATGGATACTTTGAGATTCCTTTTTGCATTGGAGCTTTTTTCTCTTAACTTTACAAGTCTTCTAAAagcaaaaaatattgaaaatacaTGCGTTCCTAACTTACTTAGAAACAGTCTTACTAGTTGGGAAAATAACATATTCATAGCAGCTCATATTTTCCAAGTGGATAGCGGAAGTTTAAGTGACAAAATAGaacaaaaaaacaataaaaaaaatgtgaGCACTAAGGTTTCGAATAGTATTATTTGCCTTTGTATAAGATTGCTCACGTTGGCTCAATACCCACCATTTTGGACTTCTTGTAGACATTTACTTCAATTAATTGGCCAGTTGGATCCAAAAACATACATTTATATACTTGGATATGCCGGAAGAACAGCATATCCCTATATGGGAATAAACTATACTTGCAACGTACTATCATTATTGGTATATTTTGTATCTAGTCTCCCTGAATATTCTTTTCCCTATTTAAATATGGTGGTCGATATTTCTATTGGATTCTTAGATCCACTTGACTCCACACTACGCAAAGGAACAATAACAGCAGTCACATCCGTTCTTTTCATATTAGTTAGCGCTTTTCCAATGATTACCTTCCATCAAAATACACAAAGATTTGCAATAGGCTTCGATCGTTCAATTATTGTTTATGATCTTAGAACTGCAACAAAGTGGAGAGTACTACAGGGACATACACAACAAGTTGATGCGTTGTGTTTTAATAAAGAGGGTGAGTTCCTCGCTTCGTACTCAATAGTAGAAAAGGCTCTAAGGATTTGGCAATGTACTCAGTCAGGACTATTAGGTGGTTTGCTCGGGATTTCAGGAAATTGTATCAAAACAATAGATCTCATTGAACTCCCCCCAAGAACACTGAGCTGCTCATTATATTACAGACTTAAAGTTGTTAAAATCTCGTGTAAAAACACAGATGAGTGGCAATTAAGGagagaaaataagaaaacTTATACAATCACTATTGATAAGAATTAG
- a CDS encoding 60S ribosomal proteins L8/L2, with the protein MGRVIRGQRKGAGSIFKAKVSKRRGPVKLRALDYIERHGYIKGLVKDITTDPGRGCPVAHVSFRDPYRYKIKKELMIAVEGLHTGQFVYCGKNATLSVGNVLPVGQIPEGTIISSCEEKAGDRGKLARTSGTYAIIVGQSEDGTKTRIRLPSGARKTISSQSRAIIGIVAAGGRIDKPVLKAGNNYHKYKVKRNCWPKVRGVSMNPVDHPHGGGNHQHIGHPSTVSRSAPPGQKVGLIAARRTGLLRGGRKTAKDKVEKGV; encoded by the coding sequence ATGGGTCGCGTTATTAGAGGTCAGCGTAAGGGTGCAGGTTCAATTTTCAAGGCTAAGGTTTCCAAGAGAAGAGGACCAGTTAAGCTTCGTGCATTGGACTACATTGAACGTCATGGATATATCAAGGGTTTAGTAAAGGATATCACTACAGATCCAGGTAGAGGCTGTCCAGTTGCACATGTTTCATTCAGAGACCCTTACAGATACAAAATCAAGAAGGAGCTGATGATTGCTGTAGAAGGACTTCATACTGGACAATTTGTATACTGTGGAAAGAATGCAACACTTTCTGTAGGAAACGTTTTACCAGTTGGTCAGATTCCTGAAGGTACTATTATCTCCTCTTGCGAGGAAAAGGCAGGCGATAGAGGCAAACTCGCTAGAACTTCAGGTACCTATGCAATTATTGTTGGCCAATCTGAAGACGGAACAAAGACACGTATTAGACTCCCATCTGGTGCAAGAAAAACTATCAGCTCTCAATCTAGAGCAATTATTGGTATTGTAGCTGCTGGAGGAAGAATTGACAAACCAGTTTTGAAGGCAGGTAACAATTATCATAAATACAAAGTCAAGAGAAACTGCTGGCCAAAGGTTAGAGGTGTTTCTATGAACCCAGTAGACCATCCTCACGGTGGTGGTAACCACCAACATATTGGTCACCCATCTACTGTTTCAAGAAGTGCACCACCAGGTCAGAAGGTCGGTCTCATTGCTGCCAGAAGAACTGGTTTATTACGTGGTGGCCGCAAGACAGCTAAGGATAAGGTAGAAAAGGGAGTTTAA
- a CDS encoding flap endonuclease 1: MGIKGLTKFLADNAPKSIQQQGIGSLLGKRVAIDASMWIYQFLAAIREGSQWGNLTNSSGESTSHINGMLSRTTRLLEAGIKPVFVFDGAPPEMKKDELTKRDERREKALAELEKAQEIGDEELIKKQSVRTIHVTKKQVEDVKKLLGFLGMPCIDAPSEAEAQCAELCKDGLVYGVVTEDADSLTFGTPIQIKQLNFSESSNKITDKSPSKQKNGMQIIKLSLILSELDINMDQFIDLCILSGCDYCGTIRGIGTSTAYKLLKKYHNIESILKNIDQTKNPIPGNFDFSKVRELFKNPLVSKNNQIKDLIKWSNPKYEELMEWLIKEQNFNEARVNSYCERIKKSKNKTSQTCLDGFFKTASNERKNTHETPSRPPLSEKQKSETRKEVDSSLSCDKKKVKIEETKIISEWGAPVSKNLSSQAEKDLAENSSEAPNQSSEIKVNKIEENKDSESSTVENTPSLQTKSPEPTMRPVKRKLNRLISESDED; this comes from the exons atggGAATTAAAGGCCTAACTAAGTTTCTTGCAGATAATGCTCCGAAAAGTATCCAACAGCAG GGAATCGGCTCCTTGCTAGGGAAAAGAGTAGCAATAGACGCTAGTATGTGGATTTACCAGTTTTTGGCAGCAATTAGAGAAGGAAGCCAGTGGGGTAACTTAACCAATTCTTCAGGTGAATCCACAAGTCATATAAATGGGATGCTTTCGAGAACCACTAGACTTCTAGAAGCAGGAATTAAACCTGTATTTGTATTTGATGGTGCTCCCCCAGAGATGAAGAAAGATGAACTGACAAAAAGAGATGAAAGAAGAGAGAAAGCACTTGCTGAACTAGAGAAAGCTCAAGAAATTGGAGATGAAGAGCTTATCAAAAAACAATCTGTTAGAACTATACATGTAACAAAAAAGCAAGTAGAAGATGTTAAGAAACTGTTGGGTTTTCTTGGAATGCCATGTATAGATGCCCCATCAGAGGCGGAAGCACAGTGCGCAGAACTATGTAAAGATGGTCTAGTTTATGGAGTTGTCACAGAAGATGCAGACTCTTTGACATTTGGTACGCCAATCCaaataaaacaattaaatttttcagAATCTTCAAACAAAATAACTGATAAGTCGCCAAgcaaacaaaaaaatggTATGCAAATTATAAAGCTATCTTTGATCCTTTCTGAGCTTGATATAAATATGGACCAATTTATTGATCTTTGTATCTTGAGTGGGTGCGATTATTGTGGAACGATAAGAGGAATAGGAACAAGTACAGCCTATAAATTACTCAAAAAATACCATAATATTGAAAGCATTTTAAAAAACATTGATCAGACAAAAAATCCTATACCAGGAAACTTCGATTTCTCAAAGGTCAGAGAGCTCTTTAAGAATCCCCTAgtatcaaaaaataatcaaataaaagattTGATTAAGTGGTCAAACCCCAAGTATGAAGAACTTATGGAGTGGCTTATAAAAGAACAAAATTTCAATGAGGCTAGAGTCAATAGCTATTGCGAAAGAATCAAGAAAAGCAAAAATAAGACTTCACAGACATGTTTGGATGGCTTTTTTAAGACTGCATCAAACGAAAGAAAAAACACTCATGAAACTCCCTCTAGGCCACCTTTATCAGAAAAACAAAAGTCAGAAACTCGCAAAGAAGTAGATTCTTCTTTGAGTTGTGATAAAAAGAAGGTTAAAATAGAAGAAACGAAAATTATTAGTGAATGGGGAGCTCCAGTATCTAAGAACTTGAGTAGTCAAGCTGAAAAAGATCTCGCTGAAAACAGTTCTGAAGCTCCTAATCAGTCGAGTGAAATCAAAGTGAACAAGATAGAAGAAAACAAAGATTCTGAATCTTCTACTGTTGAGAATACTCCTTCATTACAGACTAAATCGCCCGAGCCTACAATGAGACCAGTTAAAAGAAAGTTAAACAGATTAATTAGTGAAAGCGATGAagattaa
- a CDS encoding transmembrane protein: protein QAIILFLIIKCIRVYSAIYFYVQEGTEKCFIQEVPKSVPIHVKYENVNNLGIDCTVIFKNTENIEVFSRHVNENDHKGSVAYLPEVDGDHKVCIRCDSSNWFKSEQMKWILSIDTGNISEHLDVDSIASKDEANYVEEFINSLISKVNNQVSEGEYEFEKQEMFLKQALSVNKRIVIYSIIQLTLVSVISYFSIIHMRNFLRKQRII, encoded by the exons CAGGCAATAATACTCTTTTTGATCATCAAATGTATTAGGGTGTATTCtgcaatatatttttatgttCAAGAAGGTACAGAGAAGTGCTTCATTCAAGAAGTTCCTAAGTCTGTTCCAATTCATGTAAAGTATGAGAATGTGAATAATTTAG GTATTGACTGCACagttattttcaaaaacactgaaaatattgaagttTTTAGTAGGCAtgtaaatgaaaatgacCATAAAGGTAGTGTTGCATACCTTCCAGAAGTAGATGGAGATCACAAGGTATGCATTAGGTGTGACTCTTCTAATTGGTTTAAATCAGAACAAATGAAATGGATACTTTCGATCGACACAGGTAACATAAGTGAGCATCTTGACGTGGACTCAATTGCAAGCAAGGATGAAGCAAATTATGtggaagaatttattaactcTCTAATCAGCAAGGTAAATAACCAAGTATCCGAAGGAGAATATGAGTTTGAGAAACAGGAGATGTTTTTAAAGCAAGCATTGAGTgtaaataaaagaattgtAATATACTCTATAATTCAGCTAACATTAGTATCAGttatttcatatttttcaatCATTCATATGAGGAACTTCCTTAGGAAACAGAGGATTATTTAG